In bacterium, the genomic stretch CTATATTCCGACCGCTCGATCAAGCCGCGAGAGCGGGATCGACCGGGATTCGACGATCCAACCGACCGACGGCGGAGACCATCATGAAGGACATGAAGAAGACCAAGGCCGAACTCGTGGCGGAAGTCCGCGGACTCCGCGAACGCCTGGCGCGCGCCGAGACGGCCCTGGGACAGACCGACGAGCGCATGCGTTCCCTGATCGACCTGGCACCCGTGATGGTCTGGGAAATCGACGCCGAGGGCATCATCACCCTCTCGCAGGGCAAGGCGCTGGAGATCCTGGGCTACGCGCCGGGACAGCTGGTCGGCGTCGATGCCGGGGAGTTATTCGCCGCCGATCCCCTGGTGTCCGCCGACATCCACGAGATGCTCGCGGGCAAGGAGATGACGACCACGCGCGTGATCGCCGGCCGCCTCATCGAGGCGCGGCACATCCCGGTCCTCGACGAGAACGGAAAGGTGGTGCGCGTGGTCGGCGTCGGCATCGACGTCACCGAACAGCGTGAAGGCGAGGTGAACCTGCGGGAGCTCTCGGAGAGGTTTTCCCTGGCCCAGAAGATCGCCCGTCTCGGCAGCTGGGAGTGGGATCTGCGCGATGGTCATCAGGTCTGGTCGGAGGAGAACTACGGGATCTTCTGCGTCTCGCCCCTGGAGTTCACGCCCAGCTTCGACTCCTTCCTGGAATTCGTCCACGTCGAAGACCGCCGCCGCTTCCGGGCTTCGCTGAACCGGGCCCTGGCCGATCCCGACACCGGCTTCAACGCGAAACACCGCATAGTCCTGCGCGACGGCACGGTCCGCCACGTCCACACCCGCGGCGAGGTGATGCGGAGGCATGGCGGCAAGCCCCAGCGCGTGATCGGCACCTGCCAGGACATCACCGAACAGGTGCTCGCGGACGCGGCCCTGCAGGAGGGCGAGCGCCGCTTCGCGCTCTTCATGGACCACCTGCCGGCGGCGGTAATGATCAAGAACCAGGACAGCAAACTCATCTATGCCAACAAGTACATGCGCGAGGTCTTCGCGCCGCCGCTGCGCCGGGTCAGACAGGCGACCGATACGATGCCGAAAGAGGTGGTCGACCGGTGGCTGGCCGACGACCGCCTCGCCCTCAAGGATGGACTGCACGAACGGGAGGAGTACATCCCGGACGCGGAGGGCCGTTACCGCTGGATGCACACGGTCAAGTTCGCCATCCCCCAGGACGAGGGACCGACCCTGCTCGGCGGCATCTCGTGGGACGTCACCGAAAGCAAGGCGGCCGCGGAGGCGCTGCACGACAGCGAGCAGCGGTACCGCAGCCTGTGGGACAATGCCCCCGTCGGGCTCTGGCTCGAGGACACCTCGGAAGTGGTGCGCCATCTCGAAAAACTGCGCGCGCGGGGCGTCGCCGACCTGGGCGCCTTCCTCGACGAGCACCCCGCAGAGGTGCGTCGCTGCGCTGCGTTGACCCGGGTCGTCTCTGTCAACCAGGCGGCGGTGGACATGAACCGGGCCGCGAGCGCCGAGGAGCTCTGCGGCAGCCTGGACACGGTCCTCGACGCCAAGGCACTCGAGGTCTTCAAGCAGGTCCTGCTGGCCATCGACGAAGGGCGCACCACGTTCGATTTCGAGAGCGAGATCCCGACCTTCGACGGCGACACCCGCTCGATCTCCATGCGCATGTTCACGCCGCCGGAGTTCCGCCGCACCCGGCAGGAGACCATCATCGCCGCCATCGACGTCACCGAGCGGCGCCGCATGGAGGATGAAGCCCGGAACCGCGAGGCCAGGATGCAGAGCATCTTCCGCGCCTCGCCCGTGGGCGTGATCGTCACGCGCGGCGACGTGATCGAATTCGCCAACGCCAGGGCGGCCGAGATCCTCGGCTGCGACGTCGGCGAACTGACCGGCGCACGCTTCGACGCCTATCACCCGTCCGTCGCGGATCACGAACGCGCCCTCCGCGCGATCGGCGAGCAGATGGCGGAGCGTGGCGTGGGCATGGTGGAGACCAAGCTGTGCCGCGCCGACGGCGTCGTCCTGGAGGTGCTGCTCAGCGGCAGCGCCGTCGATCCGGACGATCCCGGTCCGGGTATGACGTTCGCGGTTCTCGATTTGACCGCCCACAAGCTTCTCTGGCGCGATCTTGCCGAGCGCACGCGTGAACTCGTGGCGCTGCGCGACTTGACCGGCGTGACCGGCAATCGTCCGTCCCTGGACGAGGTGATCGCGTCGTCCATCGCGTGCGTCCAGGCGGTGGCGAGCCCCGACGCGATCGGCATCTTCCTGCAGGAGGACGGCGGCATGACGCTGCGGGAGGCCCGCCTGGACGGGGAACCGGCCACGGTGGACGGCGCTCCCGAGATGGCGCAGCTGGACCGCGTCTGCCGTGGGGTCGGCGCCCGCGCCGCACCCGTCACCGCGCATGATCCTGTGGGGAAACCGGGGAAGCACGCGCATCGGGACGAATCCGCCGGCCCGCTGGCGTCCTGCGCCGCCTTCCCCCTGCACGGAGGTGGCGAACTGATCGGCGTGCTGGGCGTGGGCAGCCGCGAAGAGCGCGACTTCGCGACACAGGCGTCGTTCCTGGAGACGCTCGCCAACGAGGTCGCCATGGCGATCACGAACTGCCGGCTCAACCTGCGCATCAGCGAGTTCGGCAGTCGCCTCGAAGAGCAGGTCGCGGCCGGTGCGGCCGGTCTCAGCGCGGCCGTGGCCCGGGCGCGCACGACCGACACCTCGCTGCACGACCTGCTGGACAACATCTCCCACGAGTTGAGAACGCCGCTGAACTCCATAATCGGCTTTACCGGGATCATCCTGCAGGGGCTGGCCGGCAGCCTCAACGAGGAGCAGCGCCGCCAGCTCGGCATGGCGCGCCGTAGCGCCGGACACATGCTGAACCTGATCGAGGACGTGATCGACGTGACGCGCCTCGAGACGGGCGGTTTCGAGCTCGACCGGGAGGCGATCGATCTGGGCGCCGCTGCCGCGCGGGTCCTGGGCGATGCGGGACGGGCCGCCGCGGCCAAGGGACTCGAGTTGAGCGCGGACATTCCCGCCGATCTGCCCGAGGTGATGGGGGATCTTCGGCGCGTGCGGCAGGTGCT encodes the following:
- a CDS encoding PAS domain S-box protein gives rise to the protein MKDMKKTKAELVAEVRGLRERLARAETALGQTDERMRSLIDLAPVMVWEIDAEGIITLSQGKALEILGYAPGQLVGVDAGELFAADPLVSADIHEMLAGKEMTTTRVIAGRLIEARHIPVLDENGKVVRVVGVGIDVTEQREGEVNLRELSERFSLAQKIARLGSWEWDLRDGHQVWSEENYGIFCVSPLEFTPSFDSFLEFVHVEDRRRFRASLNRALADPDTGFNAKHRIVLRDGTVRHVHTRGEVMRRHGGKPQRVIGTCQDITEQVLADAALQEGERRFALFMDHLPAAVMIKNQDSKLIYANKYMREVFAPPLRRVRQATDTMPKEVVDRWLADDRLALKDGLHEREEYIPDAEGRYRWMHTVKFAIPQDEGPTLLGGISWDVTESKAAAEALHDSEQRYRSLWDNAPVGLWLEDTSEVVRHLEKLRARGVADLGAFLDEHPAEVRRCAALTRVVSVNQAAVDMNRAASAEELCGSLDTVLDAKALEVFKQVLLAIDEGRTTFDFESEIPTFDGDTRSISMRMFTPPEFRRTRQETIIAAIDVTERRRMEDEARNREARMQSIFRASPVGVIVTRGDVIEFANARAAEILGCDVGELTGARFDAYHPSVADHERALRAIGEQMAERGVGMVETKLCRADGVVLEVLLSGSAVDPDDPGPGMTFAVLDLTAHKLLWRDLAERTRELVALRDLTGVTGNRPSLDEVIASSIACVQAVASPDAIGIFLQEDGGMTLREARLDGEPATVDGAPEMAQLDRVCRGVGARAAPVTAHDPVGKPGKHAHRDESAGPLASCAAFPLHGGGELIGVLGVGSREERDFATQASFLETLANEVAMAITNCRLNLRISEFGSRLEEQVAAGAAGLSAAVARARTTDTSLHDLLDNISHELRTPLNSIIGFTGIILQGLAGSLNEEQRRQLGMARRSAGHMLNLIEDVIDVTRLETGGFELDREAIDLGAAAARVLGDAGRAAAAKGLELSADIPADLPEVMGDLRRVRQVLRNLLDNAVKYTPTGSVKLTCRAAGGRVETRVADTGPGVAHAAQSRIFEPFQGGGSTSGTRGEGTGLGLYLSRGIARLLEGDLSLESEPGHGSTFVLSLPVSPGHPRDTHA